A section of the Humulus lupulus chromosome 2, drHumLupu1.1, whole genome shotgun sequence genome encodes:
- the LOC133815155 gene encoding protein ALP1-like has translation MDDSSSSSADSDFSDFLMLKFLSDYNEKFIEKIPQRTSSLCGEDFEYIKDTREIKVEEAVAIFLIIVGQNVGMRLIADRFQHSLETIDRHFHLTLKAICKLGQDIIRPTQSPLPSHNVNSSKYYPWFQNCIGAIDGTHVSACVPTDKQVSYRGRKNVVTQNVLHACNFEMFFTFVSTGWEGITNDSRVFIDAITKPKYKFPLPKEGEYYVLDSGFPCTKCFLPPYRGEIYHLQEYNSGRNRPRGMKELFNYRHSSLRNVIEWCFGVLKARFPILKMMPPYKLSRQPLIVIACCTLHNFIRQRTQYDHMF, from the exons ATGGATGATTCTAGTTCATCTTCTGCAGATAgtgatttttcagattttttgatGCTAAAATTTTTAAGTGATTACAATGAAAAGTTTATCGAGAAAATCCCTCAAAGAACATCTTCTTTATGTGGAGAAGATTTT GAATATATTAAGGACACACGAGAGATTAAAGTTGAAGAAGCAGTTGCCATTTTCCTTATAATTGTTGGTCAAAATGTGGGAATGAGACTTATAGCTGACCGATTTCAACATTCGCTTGAAACTATTGATAGGCACTTCCATTTAACATTAAAGGCAATATGTAAATTAGGACAAGATATCATTCGACCAACTCAATCTCCGTTACCTTCTCATAATGTCAACTCCTCAAAATACTACCCATGGTTTCAA AATTGCATTGGTGCCATTGATGGAACACATGTGAGTGCATGTGTCCCTACAGATAAGCAAGTCAGTTACAGAGGCCGAAAAAACGTGGTAACACAAAATGTCTTGCATGCTTGTAACTTTGAAATGTTCTTTACTTTTGTATCTACTGGTTGGGAGGGCATCACAAATGATTCCAGGGTGTTTATAGATGCAATTACGAAACCTAAATATAAGTTTCCATTGCCTAAAGAGG GTGAATACTATGTTTTGGATTCTGGGTTTCCATGCACAAAATGTTTTCTCCCACCATATCGTGGTGAAATATATCATTTGCAAGAATACAATAGTGGACGTAATCGACCACGTGGTATGAAAGAACTATTCAATTATAGGCATTCTTCTCTTAGGAATGTCATTGAATGGTGCTTTGGTGTACTAAAAGCACGTTTTCCTATATTGAAGATGATGCCACC